In Rhodospirillum rubrum ATCC 11170, a genomic segment contains:
- a CDS encoding winged helix-turn-helix domain-containing protein → MTLSPVKTGERLRLRLKLCNFAAMGPGKADLLDALEDTGSISAAARRTGLSYRKAWMLIDELNRAFRDPLVSTAFGGAGGGGARLTPTGATVLAAYRRLEQLAAQAGADEIALIQSLVAEEPAPPPAAEPPSGDESA, encoded by the coding sequence GTGACCCTCTCCCCGGTCAAGACCGGCGAGCGCCTGCGCCTGCGCCTGAAGCTTTGCAACTTCGCCGCCATGGGACCGGGCAAGGCCGATTTGCTCGACGCCCTGGAAGACACCGGCTCGATCTCGGCCGCCGCCCGGCGCACCGGGCTTTCCTATCGCAAGGCCTGGATGCTGATCGACGAGTTGAACCGCGCCTTCCGCGATCCCTTGGTCAGCACCGCCTTTGGCGGCGCCGGCGGCGGCGGCGCCCGGCTGACCCCGACTGGGGCGACGGTTCTCGCCGCCTATCGCCGGCTTGAACAGCTGGCCGCCCAGGCCGGCGCCGATGAAATCGCCCTGATCCAGTCGCTGGTGGCCGAGGAACCCGCCCCGCCCCCCGCCGCCGAGCCCCCGTCAGGCGACGAGTCCGCCTGA